ACGGGTGGATGTTATTGAAACCCACCATGAATTGCCTGTCGCCATCATCAAACAGACCGACAATCCCAAAACCATCAATGCCGTTTATCACAACGGTCGTATCTGGCTCGTTGCCGCCCGCATGAAGTCGGACAAGGACGTGGCCGACGCCATCACGCACGAACTACGACATTTCGGCCTGCGTACCCTGCTCGGTAAGCAGTGGGGGCCGGTTATGCATACCGCCCTCAAGAACAAAGCCGTTCAGGAGAAGATTAGGGAACTCGGGCTTGGGGGCTATGAATACCAGGGGAAGAACGGCCAATACATCATGGCCGAGGAAGCGATCACGCACTTGGCGGACGACGGCTGGACCGGTGGCCTGTGGCATCGAATCGTGGCCAATGTCCGGCGTTTTCTGCGTAAACTTTTCCCCGACCTGGCCTTCTCGGACTCAGAAGTTCGAAATCTTATCGCCCGAACGAACCGGGAGATAGACCGGCGTTTCGAATCTGCACGGAAGACGCACGATTCAGGTCGTGGTGGGCGTATGTTCATCAAGGACGATCCGGTCTTTCAACAGGCAGATATGGGCAAAGGCAACATCGAGAAATCCTACTCAAAAGACAAGCCGGCGGAAACCTTTCTTGAAGCTCCGGGGGGAGGCATTGATTTCGGGCATGTCACGGACGACATGGCTCAAGCCATGGGAAGCCGTCCTGGGCCAATCCGGCTTCAAAATGGCAACGTGGACTTTGGTGCGTTACATATAATCGAAAGACATAAATATGAGTTGCAACGCCACGGTTATAACGATCCATCAGAGTACGTCTCCTTCATAACAAAACATTTTGACGCTGTTTTTCAAGGTAATACACAACGTCATTTTGTCTTATCCGTTCGTGAAGGAAGAACATGGCCGGCCGCTGTTGTGAAAATGGAATATGATCCTGAAGGAGAATTCTATCGTGTCGTGACGGCGTCACCGGTGAGAAAAGATCAGTACGTCAGATCGGATGGTACATATAAAAAGAATCTCCTTTGGGAAGGCACGCAGAACCTTCACTCCGACCAAGAAGGCCTAGCCCCTGGCGTCATCTCGGGCCAAAGGAGTTCACAAGAAAATATATTCACGGACGAGAAGGAGGTCAACAGGAAAACCCAAAATCCCGAATCGACAGACCAGCTTTCCACGGAAGGCATCGACGCCATGCATGACTTCTTGGACGGCAAGACAGACCCCGACGATACGCCCACCTTTTCTTTGGGCATGCGAAAGCGCCAACGACAGCGCACAGTCGAATCCAGACAGGCCGATCACGCAACGACCTATAAGCCGAGCAAAAAGGACTTGTCGCGTTTTTCGACCATGGTTTCCCAGCCCCAGGCCGTGGCCCGGCAGGACGAACGTTTCCGGCCGGTGTTCGAGCGGGCCTTGCGTCGATACACCGAGCGCATGACCAAATATCACTCCATCCTGGAGGACGCCGGGAATTTCTTCGATATCAAAGATCCGGCCAAGCTCAACGCTCTTCGTGACGTCATCTGGAAATACGACGGCAAGGACATTCCCAAGGTTGACGCCGGCAATATCGTGCCGAGTGAGAACGCCGCCGGAAAGCCACTCAAGGACAAGCGGGGAAATTTCATTCTTGAGCGTAACAAGGTCCATTATGTCCAGATTCGCAAGGCTTTGCAGTCCATGGGCGTCGATCAGGACGTGGCCACGGCCTATGCTCGCGTTCGCTACGCTTTGGATGGGGTGTTGCTCGACGCCTACAATCTCATGATCTCGCGAGGCGAGTTCACCCGGAACCAAATCGACGACTTTCGTAAAGCCATGGGCCGAATCAGGAACTATTTTCCGCACAACCGGTACGGCAAATACTTCGTCCAGATCAAGGTGAGAAACCACATCGCCACCGGTGAGGATAACAACGGCGTTCCTTTCTATTATGTGGCCGATGCCTTCGGGCGAAGGATCAGCCGGGAGTTCACCAGGCGGATTGATGCGGTCAAACTTATGCGATCAACGCCGGGCAAAGAGTTGTCGATGTTCTACCGTGGGCATTATGACATTTCCCTTGCCGACCGCGTGAATCTGGCCGGAGTCAGGGAATACACCGACAAAGGCCGACTCAAGGAATTGTATGAACTCGTCGGGGATAAGGTGCGAGATCAGGCCATCAGGGAATTTCTTGCTCCCAAAGGCTACGCCAAGGAGGGCATGTTCACCGTAGAATACGGCGAGAACGAGAAATTGCCGGACGACCTGTTCGAGCTGCCCTTGCAGACCGACGCCATGGTCAAGATCGTGGAAGAGGCGGCCAAGTCCGTCAGTGATCCCGGAGCGCGGGAAGCCGTGTTGAATGCTCTGCCTGAAGAGATCGCCAACGTCATGAAGACCCGTGGCTTCGGTTCTCATTTCATTCAGCGGGCCAATATCCACGGATTCGAGAAGCAGGACATCCACAAGGTTCTGACGGATTACGCCGCAAACGCCTCGGGTTGGCTGACGAAACTCCCGGCGGCCGGTGACTTCGCCCGGCTTCTGAACGACATTCCGGCCAATACGAGAACATACACCTACGCCAGGGAGTATGTCCGGGATCAGCTGCGCAACGCCGACGACCTGGACCGGATCGTGGCCAACATCAAAACGGCCATCTTCGTCAAATACCTGGGCGGCAATCTCAAGACGGCTGCGGTCAACCTGACGCAGAATATCGTCATCGGCTGGCCTATGCTGGCGGCTGAGACAGACAAAAATGGAGCCAAGGCTATGACCAAGGCGTCCTCCGACTACCTTGTCGATGTCTTGACCGGGAAGAAAAGCCTTCCCAAGGATGAACAACGGCTTTTGATGGACCTTATGCAGCGTGGGGAATTGCAGGCGCAGTTTCTCCGGGAAATCAAGGGGCGGGTTTCCACCTCGTTGAGTGACAAGGCGTCTCATGTCACGAATCGTATCGTCGATTGCTCGGGCTGGCCTATGCATGTGGCCGAGACGTTCAACCGGACCGCCATGGCACTGGCAGCGTACCGCCTGGCCAGGGACGGAAAAATTACAAGCAAGGAGAGTTTGAACCGCTTCAACCTCCATCAGGGGAGGGCGAACGTCTATGCCAATGCGCGGGATTTCGCCGAACACATGGTCCGCGAAGCCCATTTCGTCTACGGCAAGGAGAATCTGCCGCCCTTCGCCCGAGGCGGAACGCTGAACCGGAGCGTGCTCTATCCGGCCTACACCTTCATGACCCACACCCATTCCCAGTTCTCGCTCTGGTGGCATTGGCTTACTCGTGGGACCAAGGCCCAGCGTAAAGCCTTGGCCAAATCCATGGCGGCTCAGGTCGCCCTTGGTGGGCTCCGGGCAGCTCCGGTGTTTGTCGCGCTGAGTGTTGTCGCGCAAATGCTTTCCGACGACGGGGAAGACCTGGAAGAAAAGATTCGCAAGGCCATGCCGCAGGGACCGGCCTGGAACAGGAATCTCTTTCGGGACATGGTGACGTATGGCGCTCCATCGGCTCTGGGTGTCACCTTCGGCGGCTCCATGATGATGAACGTTCCCGGTCTGGTTGAACCCAAACCGGCCGAGAGCGCGGCGGAAATGTTCGACCGGTCGCTGTTGTCCCTCTTCGGTGTTCCCTACGATCTCGCCAAGACGCCGTTCAAGATGGCCGACGCCTACGTCAACTCCGGCAGCGCGTGGAAAGCAATCAAGCCGCTTATGCCCACGGCTGTGAACAACGCCATGACTGCCTTGGACCTTTACACCGAAGGCCACCGGGCGCAATCCGGCAAACCGCTGAATCTTCCCGGAGAACAGGGACCGTCACAGTTGAGCGCAACCGAGGCCGTTGCCAAAGGCATGGGATTTCAGCCGGTGAAACTGACTAAGGAATACGACGCCTACACAGCCATGAAATGGGCCGAGGCGTCGAGAACTCGGGCGCTCAAACGGTTCGGTGCAAAACTGGCCGACGCGATGAGAAACGGCGAAGACACTGCGGATATTTATGAAGAGTTGAAAGCCTGGAACGAACGAGCGCGGAGGCGAAACAAGCCGCATCTCGTCATTTCGGCCAAGGATCTGCGGCGAGCCGTGAAATACCGCAGTGAGGCGAAGAGACCGTCCAGACGGATGCGTTTCGAGGCCGAAGACATCAACGAATTGTACCAGTAGGCGGTGACATATGGGGTTCATCACACTGAGAAAGGGAACGACTCCCGGCACACCAGACACGGGTTACGTCCGCTTCTACCCTGATCCGACCACTGGAGAGCTTCGTATCAAACGTGAGGACGGACAGGAAAGCGTCTATCTGGACGGAGGATCGTTCTCGTTGGACAATAGCGTCCTTGTCGCCAGCAACGCGGGCAGTCCCTTTGCCTTAACGTTGCCCGAGGGGACGGTGTTGGGACGCCTTGCCGGGGGGAATATCTCCGCGCTGGATCAGGTGGCGTTGCAGTCGGTTGTTGGTACGCACAACCAAAATACGGATACCGGCACGGATCAGGGGCGTTTTCACATCACAGACGGGACGGACGGCCCATTGCTCAAGCGAGACGGAGCCGATGCGCTTTCGGTACGCGGCAACGCCGATGCCGATTGGGCCGATTTGATCGTGCGTAATCTGACCGTGAAAGGCACCACAACTACTATTGACTCGGAAACCGTGGCCATTGCCGACAATATCCTGACCCTGAACAGTGATGTCACGGGCACGCCTCCGGCGACCGTGGCCGGCATCGAGGTGGAGCGGGGAGACGAAACCAACGCCCGACTCGTTTTCGATGAGGGCGACGACACCTGGAAAGCTGGGATTGCCGGAGCGGAAACACGGTTGTCTCTGGCCGGCCACGGGCATGTTGGGGGAGATATTGCCGATCTGCCCTGGACGAAATTGACCGGGATTCCAACGGAGTTCTCGCCGGCCGCTCACGTCGCCAGCCACAAGACCGGCGGGACCGATGCCTTGGCTGCGGCTGATGTCGGGGCGTACAGTGCTGTTGATCTGTGGCGCAAGGCCGGGATTTCTCCGGTCGATCTGCTGCCGGTTTTTCACGCCAAGCCGGATAGTGTCGGCCTGCTGTCCGCAACGGGTTTGACCACGGTCAGAGCGAGCACGCGGACTTACATCGACGCCGCCGGCGCAATCAAGACGGCCGGGGCTGACGAAATCCCGGTGTCGTTTGATCCGGTTACAGGAAAACGCCTGGGATGGGGCGTGTGGGCGTCGGGCACCAATCTTTATGGCTATGGTGAAGCTCCCCAAGATCAGACCCTGACGCTGACGGCCACACCGTACACGGTATCCTGTGCGGCCGGCTCGGTGGTGTGCGGATCGTATGGCACGGCAACGCCGGCATCTCCATTGACGTTTACCCCGTCTGCTGGGAACTGCCTCTTTACCCTATCGGCCGCCAGCCGTGTCCAGGTCGAGGCGGGGGTGGCCGTAACGCCGTACATCCCGACGTCGGGAGGCGTATCGGCCACACGGCAGGCCGATGTCGCAAGCTTGAACGTGGCCGATATCGCTTACAATCAGGCCGAGGGGACGCTGTATTTCGCGGTGTCTCTGCCAACGGCTGTTGCCAACAATCTGGGGGTTTTCGAGCTGTACACGGACGCGGATAATTTTATCCGGGCTTATTACGCCTACGCGATTCCCTCATTGCGAGTTCTCAGTAAAGCCGCCGGGGTTTCAACCTATATTGATGTCGGCGGCGACTATGTCGGCCAGACCGTGCGATTCGCCCTCTCGTTCACGTCCGGTGCCTACTCTTTGGAGGTGGACGGCGCGGAGACGGTGACAGCCACGCCCAATGTACCGGTCGTTACAACCTTGTATCTCGGCTGCAACGTGGGCGGATCAAACCCGTTGCGCGGGTACCTCGAACATGCGGCCTATTATGCCAGGGCGTTGTCTTCTGACGACCTCAAACGCCTCATCGGCTGAAAAGCGTAGGCCCCGCTCCCTGCTCTGGACACGACACATTTTTTATGAAATGCGCTTTTCATGAAAACGATCTATCAAGCCGGGCCTCTTTTCACAGAGGCCGAACAGCAGTGGCATCGCGGCCTCAAGAAGAATCTTGAGACCCTTTTCACTGACCTCGACCTGCCGTGGCGGGTTGTCTGGCCTTTCGAACTTTTTCCTCCCCATGTCCTCGAAGCCTTGGCCGATGAGGAGAAAAAACACCACATCTGGCAAGGCTGTATCGATAGCCTGCGTAGCGCCGACATGGTTATCGCCCTGCTCGACGGAACCCAGGTCGATGACGGCACGGCCTTTGAAGTTGGTTACTTCAAGGCCTTGAACAAGGGGCCGATTTACGGCATCCGCACGGACTTCAGAAACGCCGGAGACACGGCTCAATCCCTTGTGAACTGCATGATTGAAAGCTCGCTTGATGGGGTGTTTCGGTCGCAGGGGGAGTTGATGGGATTTCTTGCCGGGACACTGGCGGGTGGGGCAAAGACAGGATAGGCAGGCATGCTGACTCACAAAGCAACCGGCGATCCACTCGTTCTTGATCTTCGCGCCACTTCGCAACCGAACGCCTTCCGGGCGTGGCTGGCCTTTCATGGCCTTTCACTGACGGAACTGGCTGTGAAAGTTGGCGTGAGTCAAGCGACCCTGAGCAGATTGATTGACGGCCAGAGAACCAACCGGGACACAATGGACAAACTTGTGGAGCTGGGTGTTCCAAAGGAAATCCTGCCAACTCCCAAGAATCCTCCTGGCCGGCCTAAGAAATCACCATAATCCGGCTGTTTTGCACGGTTCCTCAACAAATGGATTGGTGTTTTTCTGGATAGCTTCAATCCGTTTAGCCCGCGTGCATTCCCATTGAGATACCGGATACATTTTGTCCCAGGCCTGCATGAGTTTTTGCTGCTGACTGCTCATCTTGTAACGAGGGTAGGCCCATTCCATGTACTTGTATGTTCTGGCAATGCGGCCACGCGCGTCAACTGGTGGTTCGGCTTTGTTGTCCTCGATTTTCATTTCGCAACTGCCAAACGTGGATTTAGCCGACGGCAGCATGGTAAAATTGTAGTTACTCCGAGCCGCGTTTACGCAACCGATAGCGGGGTAGAGATTGTACATGTCTGACTGCATGTAGCGATATTCGAGATTTACCTTCGATGCGCAGTTTCGTCCCTTGAAGCTTTTGCCTTTGTTGTCCACACACTGAGAATCACCATCTCTCCATTCTTTGAACGTTCGACCAAAGTTTTCAGCCGGTACGACGTGTTCCCATTCGATTTTCTTGCATCTTTTGATGTGTTTCTCCGCATGAAAGGACGTCGGAAGGATGACTTGCTTGTTTTCACCAAACTCCGCTCCGCAATAGATCGTTTGGCGGTGATCGTAGTAGACTTCTCGTTCGAGTGTTTTTTTGGCCTTGTTGAATGATTGGATCGTCGTGTTGCCTCGGCTTGAGTCGGCCAGGGCGGGCAGGACGGATAATGTCAGAATGATGAATGCAAGGAATACGGCGGAATATTTCTTCATGATTTCTCCTGAGCCTAATCTGAGCGATTCACCAGCCTGACATTCACCAATTATGGCATATCACTTTGTTTTTGTTTATAATCTCATCCAGCTAAACGTCAAAATCATTTCACCCATAAGGTGGAGGGCTGGATGTTCAAACACAAATCCAACAGAGCAAAATTCATCGACGATGTCCAGGTCACAAACGACTGCCTGACGGGTCGGGCAGGGCTCAACCTCTTCACTCGCTACCTGCGCGACATTGACCTTTTCCCGCACATTAACCGCCTTTTCGGCTCCATGCGCAAGCACCCCAAGGGCGCCCCTATTGATGAGTTGTTCAAGCAGGTGCTCTGCTTCCTTTTCGACGGCACAAGCAGGCATCTGGCCTACTTCGACACCCTAGCCAAGGATCCTGGCTACGCCGCCGCCATTGAAACTGCCCCTGAGGGTATGGCCTCCTCGCACACCATCAAGCGGTTCTACCGAGCTTTTTCACCGCAACGGACCTACCTGTTTCGGCGACTGCTTTTGCAACTTTTCCTCTGGCGACTCATGACTGCTCGTCCCGAAGTAATAGAACTGAACATCGACACCATGGTCATGGACAACGACCAAGCGCCAAAACGCCACGGCGTCAAGCCCACCTACAAGAAGGTTCTGGGCTTCCAGCCTCTCCAGATGACCTGGGGCCGCTACATCATCGACGCCGTTTTTCGTGGTGGCGACAAGCATTCCAACAATGGCGACACCGTCGAGAAGATGATTCGTCACGTCGTGCGCATGGTCCGCACCCGCTACAGCCAGACCGTTCCCATCATCATCCGCATGGACTCAGGCTTCTTCGACCAGGATCTCTTCGCCGTCATGGAACAACTCAACATCGGCTTCATCTGCGGCGGAAAGTTCTACGGCGATATCAAGGCCATGATCGAAGCGCTTCCTGAAGCCGCGTATGACCACCACTTCGGCAAGACTGACGAGGATGTCTGGCAATGCTTCGAGTTCGGTGACCGTCGCCAGTCCTGGCCTCGCTTTTACAGAGCCATCTTCTGGCGGCCTTTGATGGAGGAGAAACAATATCTCCTGCCGGGCTGTCGGCCGGGAACGCTCGCTTACACCAACCTCGGCATGGGGCGGGCCATCGACCAGCAGCTGCGTGAAGCCGGTCTTGACTACCTGGCCGAGACCAACGCCGTAATCCATTCCTACCATCAACGCGGGGCGGATGAACTGGTGCACAGAGCCTTCAAAGACTTTGGCTTCGAAGAACTGCCTTTCCAGCATTTTATTCGCAACTCCGCCTTCTACTACACTATGCTCCTTGGCTTCTTCCTGTTCGAGGCATTCAAGGAGGATGTCAGCGAGCCGGTGGTCCCGGTCAAGGCTTTCCCGACCACACTGCGCCGTCGGCTGGTGGACGTGGCTGCCAAGGTGGTGTCCCACGCAGGCAGGACCGTGCTCAAGGTCACGGCAGTCGCCATGGAATCCTTGCGTTTCAAAGAGCTGTGGGAGCGATGTCTCTGCGCTCCACGTTTCGCCTGGACATAAATCTGGCGTTGTCCCGTGAACATTTGACGGGATAAGTGCGTCCTTTGACCGGGAAAAGTGGCCAAGTTTGTCATACTCAGGCTCTTCACGGCCCCAATGCCGTCAAATCTTCGCCCGAATCGGCGTCTTTTCGTGCTGCAGTGCCCAGTTTTTTCCTCTGGAGACTTTTGCAGTGCCCGGAACGCTCAATTTAGGCTGAGGATGTTTGATGTTCGGTCTTGCCATGGGTGAAGGGGGAGTGCAAGTTAATAATTTGGCTAACTTTTTTTGTTGGAAAAAAACAAAACTAAGGAATTTCCTAGGGTCTGTTTCTAAATTCGTCTCATCGCGAGTTTGAGCAAGAATTTCAACAGGCAAGGATGAAGGAGAAAATGAACCGCAGGCGTAGTGGTGCTACGTCAAGGTTCATTTTTTCCTGAAGACGAAGCATGCAGGAATTCTGGCCAAACGCAGCGGAGAGGATTTTAGAAACAGGCCCTAATGGCATAGCCACATAATTCAAAAAAACTAAGGCATATCTCTGGACTATTTTTATATTTGCTAAGGATTTCTGTTGTATCTAGTTGGTATCCTGCAATCCTCGTTCGTTCTGCTTGTTTAAACTTTGGCAGGTTATTTGTTCTTCTATTGTTGCATGGCATTGTGTTTTTAAATCAAAGAATAATGTAACACAAGAGTAATACAGTTAGTGATTCTCCTTTTGATTTTGTGATGCAGAAAAGTAGTGTAAGCCTTCAAATGGAAAATTACTAAAAAATATTTTTATGATTTTTTTTGTGTTCCGTTCGTTGTGTTGAAATCTTATTTTGTAAATGCTACTTTGAATATTGATATTTTTTGTTTTCATTTTAAAGTGTGGAAGCAACAGAATGTTAAGAACGAAGTGAATTTTCAAACTGTATGTTTTGAATTAGCTAAAGAGGATCATGCCACACTTAATATGTGACATGATCAGGAAAGCTATGGTGAGTGGTCAAAGCTCGAATGAATCTAAACTGAACGAGAGAAAAAATGAAAAATTTGAAACTCGGGGTTAAGATCGGCATCGGATTTGGAATTTTAATCCTGATCTCCTGTGTGCTTGGCGGAATGGCCATCCTGCAGATGATTTCGGTAAGCAACGATACAGAAAGGCTTGCGCTGGAGTATGTCCCGGAAGTGGCCGTTGCAAATGAAATTGAGCGAAGTTCCCTGCTGACCATGTACGCTATGCGCGGTTATGCTTTGAGCGAAGATGCCACCTACCTTGAGGCTGGGAAAAAACAACTAGCCGAAGTGATGGAGTCTCTTGCCCAAGCCAAGGCCCACTCTGATAACTATGCGGAATTGATCAAACTCAAGGAGGGTATGAGTAAAGCACAGATTTATGCGGATGCTTACTCCAAGCTGGCCGATCAGACTGAGACTCTCATCAACTCTATGGCTAAAGACCGACAAACCCTTGATGCTGCCGCAGCAGCTTATATGAAAAGCTGCGCAGATTTTCTCCAAAGCCAGAACGATACGATGAAGACGGAAATAAACATGGGTTTATCGTCAGAAAAACTTGCTGACAGGCTTGAAAAAATCACTCTGGTCAATGATATTATCGATCTTGGGAATGATACTCGTGTGAAAAACTTTAAATCACAGGCTTTACGCGACCCCAAACTCATTGAGTTGGCTCAAGTAAACTTTCCTAAGATGGAAGAACTGTTTGAAAAGTTGAAAAGCATTACACGTCAGGAGGTCAACCTCAAGCAGATTGCAGCGACGCGCGAAGCAGCAAATCAATATAAGCAGGCCATGAGTGATTTTATTGCTAACTGGTTGGAGCTCCAGGAAGTTGGTAAAAAACGCACTGAAGTTGCCAATAAAGTGCTGATTGTCGCACAGGAAACGTCGAAGGCTGGCATGGAGCAAACCCAGGGAATGTCAGAAAGCGCATCCGCCAACCTTAACACTGCCACCGCCATCATGATTGTAGGCTTACTCGTGGCGTTAGTGATTGGCATTATTACCGCTGTTCTTCTGACTCGGGGCATTACCAAGCCTGTCATTCAAGGCGTCGATTTCGCAAAAGCCATGGCTGAAGGTGATTTCACCAAGATGTTAGACCTTGATCAGAAGGATGAAATCGGAATTCTGGCCGGAGCGCTCAACGAAATGGTCTCACAGCTGAAGGGGGTAGTTGGTGAAGTTCAATCTGCCGCTGAAAATGTTGCATCTGGCAGTGAAGAACTCTCCGCCTCATCCCAGAGCCTCTCCCAAGGTGCTTCCGAACAGGCCGCCAGCGTTGAGGAAGTTTCCTCTTCCATGGAGGAGATTACCTCTAATATCCAACAGAGCACAGAAAACGCACAACAAACCCAGCAAATCGCGGCTAAGGCAGCCCTGGATGCTCGTGAAAGTGGGGCGGCTGTCATGCAGACCGTCACTGCCATGAAAAATATAGCCGAAAAGGTTTCCATCATTGAGGAGATCGCTAGACAGACCAATCTCCTTGCCTTGAACGCCGCTATTGAGGCTGCCCGGGCTGGAGAGCACGGTAAGGGATTCGCCGTGGTCGCGGCAGAGGTAAGAAAGCTGGCCGAACGTAGTGGCGCGGCGGCGGCTGAAATTAGCAATTTGTCTATCTCAAGCGTAAATGTTGCTGAAAAAGCAGGTGCAATGTTGACCGAAATGGTTCCTGATATTGAGCGTACAGCTGAATTGATTCAGGAGATAGCGGCGGCCAGCGCTGAACAGAATTCCGGTGCAGCCCAAATCAACAAGGCCATCCAGCAGCTTGATCAAGTCATACAACAGAACGCCTCCGCGTCAGAGGAGATGGCTTCTACCTCCGAAGAGCTTTCCAGCCAAGCCGAACAGATGCAGAGCGCCATGTCCTTCTTTAGAGTTGATAAGACTGGCTCAAATCAGCGTGTCAAAGTGCGTAAGGCCCTCCCTGCTGACACTGGACCGTCTGTCACGAAGAGAGGCCAGTTTGTCGCAAAGAATATGGGTGTCCATGTTTCGCTCAATGATATTGTGGACGAAGAATTTGAAAGATTCTAACCGCAGGGGGGAGCCCATGGCTGCTAGTGAGCGTATGGACTTGAATCAGTACTTGACTTTTACACTGAGTGACGAATTGTTCGCGATTGATCTCCTCTGGGTCAAGGAGATTCTTGATGGTACGGACCTCACGCACATTCCCATGGCTCCGGATTATATCCGAGGGGTAATTAATGTACGAGGAAATCCTGTTCCAGTGGTTGATCTACGGCTTACTTTCAATATGGCTAAAACGGAAATGACGGTAAACACCTGTGTGATTATCTGTGAGTTGGCGTTTGATGGAGAAAAATCATCAATGGGTTTCCTCGCAGATTCGGTCCAGGAAGTTCTTGAACTGCGGCCTGACCAGATTGATCCACCACCCCAAATGGGGACAACGATAGATTGTCGACGCATAAAGGGCATGGGGAAGAGGGATTCCCAGTTTATTATAATCCTCAATATGGATGAGATTCTTTCAGAGTCTGAATCCTCGGAGGTTCAACAAACGACCTCCGAATTGGCCACCGAATCCGTTGGATGACTTCGAGGATTATTCAAAAAATAACCATTCTTCGGACCAGAGAGAATAGTCACATAAATTTAACTGTTAGTCCTTCATACAATCAGCAAGGGGAGAGTGCCTCCCCTTGAATTAAGGAGCCAGCGAGCACCCCTTATGGATAACCACGCATTCGTAGCCCTTGGGCAGAACGTCGCGCTGCTTTTGGCGCTGGCGCTGCTATTCGATCTTTACGCTGCTCACTGGAAAGTCGGGCAGGCGATAAGGCAACAGGTGCTCGTTGGCACTTTAATAGGG
This genomic window from Desulfovibrio inopinatus DSM 10711 contains:
- a CDS encoding helix-turn-helix domain-containing protein, with translation MLTHKATGDPLVLDLRATSQPNAFRAWLAFHGLSLTELAVKVGVSQATLSRLIDGQRTNRDTMDKLVELGVPKEILPTPKNPPGRPKKSP
- a CDS encoding chemotaxis protein CheW is translated as MAASERMDLNQYLTFTLSDELFAIDLLWVKEILDGTDLTHIPMAPDYIRGVINVRGNPVPVVDLRLTFNMAKTEMTVNTCVIICELAFDGEKSSMGFLADSVQEVLELRPDQIDPPPQMGTTIDCRRIKGMGKRDSQFIIILNMDEILSESESSEVQQTTSELATESVG
- a CDS encoding nucleoside 2-deoxyribosyltransferase is translated as MKTIYQAGPLFTEAEQQWHRGLKKNLETLFTDLDLPWRVVWPFELFPPHVLEALADEEKKHHIWQGCIDSLRSADMVIALLDGTQVDDGTAFEVGYFKALNKGPIYGIRTDFRNAGDTAQSLVNCMIESSLDGVFRSQGELMGFLAGTLAGGAKTG
- a CDS encoding methyl-accepting chemotaxis protein: MKNLKLGVKIGIGFGILILISCVLGGMAILQMISVSNDTERLALEYVPEVAVANEIERSSLLTMYAMRGYALSEDATYLEAGKKQLAEVMESLAQAKAHSDNYAELIKLKEGMSKAQIYADAYSKLADQTETLINSMAKDRQTLDAAAAAYMKSCADFLQSQNDTMKTEINMGLSSEKLADRLEKITLVNDIIDLGNDTRVKNFKSQALRDPKLIELAQVNFPKMEELFEKLKSITRQEVNLKQIAATREAANQYKQAMSDFIANWLELQEVGKKRTEVANKVLIVAQETSKAGMEQTQGMSESASANLNTATAIMIVGLLVALVIGIITAVLLTRGITKPVIQGVDFAKAMAEGDFTKMLDLDQKDEIGILAGALNEMVSQLKGVVGEVQSAAENVASGSEELSASSQSLSQGASEQAASVEEVSSSMEEITSNIQQSTENAQQTQQIAAKAALDARESGAAVMQTVTAMKNIAEKVSIIEEIARQTNLLALNAAIEAARAGEHGKGFAVVAAEVRKLAERSGAAAAEISNLSISSVNVAEKAGAMLTEMVPDIERTAELIQEIAAASAEQNSGAAQINKAIQQLDQVIQQNASASEEMASTSEELSSQAEQMQSAMSFFRVDKTGSNQRVKVRKALPADTGPSVTKRGQFVAKNMGVHVSLNDIVDEEFERF
- a CDS encoding IS1380 family transposase, encoding MFKHKSNRAKFIDDVQVTNDCLTGRAGLNLFTRYLRDIDLFPHINRLFGSMRKHPKGAPIDELFKQVLCFLFDGTSRHLAYFDTLAKDPGYAAAIETAPEGMASSHTIKRFYRAFSPQRTYLFRRLLLQLFLWRLMTARPEVIELNIDTMVMDNDQAPKRHGVKPTYKKVLGFQPLQMTWGRYIIDAVFRGGDKHSNNGDTVEKMIRHVVRMVRTRYSQTVPIIIRMDSGFFDQDLFAVMEQLNIGFICGGKFYGDIKAMIEALPEAAYDHHFGKTDEDVWQCFEFGDRRQSWPRFYRAIFWRPLMEEKQYLLPGCRPGTLAYTNLGMGRAIDQQLREAGLDYLAETNAVIHSYHQRGADELVHRAFKDFGFEELPFQHFIRNSAFYYTMLLGFFLFEAFKEDVSEPVVPVKAFPTTLRRRLVDVAAKVVSHAGRTVLKVTAVAMESLRFKELWERCLCAPRFAWT
- a CDS encoding endonuclease; the encoded protein is MKKYSAVFLAFIILTLSVLPALADSSRGNTTIQSFNKAKKTLEREVYYDHRQTIYCGAEFGENKQVILPTSFHAEKHIKRCKKIEWEHVVPAENFGRTFKEWRDGDSQCVDNKGKSFKGRNCASKVNLEYRYMQSDMYNLYPAIGCVNAARSNYNFTMLPSAKSTFGSCEMKIEDNKAEPPVDARGRIARTYKYMEWAYPRYKMSSQQQKLMQAWDKMYPVSQWECTRAKRIEAIQKNTNPFVEEPCKTAGLW